A genomic region of Micromonospora sp. NBC_01796 contains the following coding sequences:
- a CDS encoding G5 domain-containing protein, which produces MVKKTVTETKSIPFSTKTVNDASLAKGTKKTRTKGVAGVKTLTYEVTTTDGKQTGRKLVREVVTKAPVTQVVAVGTKAASKCDPNYSGCVPIASDVDCAGGSGNGPAYVTGPVRVIGSDIYDLDRDNDGYGCDD; this is translated from the coding sequence GTGGTGAAGAAGACCGTCACCGAGACGAAGTCGATTCCGTTCAGCACCAAGACGGTGAACGACGCGTCCCTCGCGAAGGGCACCAAGAAAACGAGGACCAAGGGCGTCGCCGGAGTGAAGACGCTCACCTACGAGGTGACCACAACCGACGGAAAGCAGACCGGCAGGAAGTTGGTCCGCGAAGTGGTCACCAAGGCGCCGGTGACGCAGGTGGTCGCCGTCGGCACCAAGGCGGCGAGCAAATGCGACCCGAACTACAGCGGATGCGTACCGATCGCCAGCGATGTGGACTGCGCGGGTGGAAGCGGAAACGGACCCGCGTACGTCACCGGCCCGGTGAGGGTGATCGGCAGTGACATCTACGACCTCGACCGGGACAACGACGGGTACGGCTGCGACGACTGA
- a CDS encoding ABC transporter ATP-binding protein/permease, which produces MKPSELITAPPAGVRITASRLSQTVRGGRQTLRDVSLTIEPGELVAIIGASGAGKTTLLETLAGVRPASSGTVDRRHNTDAGQTGEPSAVGYVPQDDIIHHELPLERTLRYAARLRLAPGTDPTALNRRVHEVMAELGLTERAGVPVGRLSGGERKRASIAVELLTRPGVFFLDEPTSGLDPAIAVDLLRVLRGLADSAATVVLTTHQVTDVEFCDRVVVLTRQGALAFAGTPAAAREFFGVTTLAEVYLRLDEEPEPATWPDRFAARDEQPAPEPAVTAPVAVRGPGRRVGPVRQWVVLTGRNLEIVGRNRLTLAILLGSPLMVLGMFALLFRPGAFEPADPSPNVMVMILFWIAFGGFFFGLTYGLLQICTELPIVRRERLAGVRVGPYLLAKVAVLLPLLALVDLALLGVLRGIDRLPAAGGGAFAALYLTLLLSSAGALALGLLCSASVADAAQATLMLPMLCFPQVLFVGAILPVPEMAAGGRWLSYAMSNRWAFEGLGHTAEVERIWRDGGSPLGPPLLASYGDSFARPVWVDWLILTGFLVAFLVAAWTVLARKDRRGTA; this is translated from the coding sequence ATGAAGCCCTCCGAACTGATCACCGCGCCACCGGCCGGGGTACGCATCACCGCGTCCCGGCTGAGCCAGACCGTTCGCGGCGGTCGGCAGACCCTGCGCGACGTGTCGCTCACCATCGAACCCGGCGAACTCGTGGCGATCATCGGTGCCAGCGGCGCCGGCAAGACGACCCTGCTGGAAACCCTCGCCGGGGTACGACCGGCGAGTTCCGGCACAGTGGACCGACGGCACAACACGGACGCCGGTCAAACCGGGGAACCATCCGCCGTCGGTTACGTGCCGCAGGACGACATCATCCACCACGAGCTGCCGCTGGAACGGACCCTGCGGTACGCCGCCCGGCTCCGGCTGGCACCGGGGACCGACCCGACCGCGCTCAACCGACGGGTCCACGAGGTGATGGCCGAACTGGGCCTGACCGAACGGGCCGGGGTGCCGGTCGGACGGCTCAGCGGCGGCGAGCGCAAACGGGCCAGCATCGCGGTCGAACTGCTGACCCGGCCGGGGGTGTTCTTCCTGGACGAGCCGACCTCCGGGCTGGACCCGGCGATCGCCGTCGACCTGTTGCGCGTACTGCGGGGGCTGGCCGACTCGGCCGCCACGGTGGTGCTGACCACGCACCAGGTCACCGACGTGGAGTTCTGCGACCGGGTGGTCGTACTGACCCGGCAGGGGGCGCTGGCCTTCGCCGGCACCCCGGCCGCGGCGCGGGAGTTCTTCGGGGTGACCACGCTCGCCGAGGTCTACCTGCGGCTCGACGAGGAACCCGAACCGGCCACCTGGCCCGACCGGTTCGCCGCCCGCGACGAGCAACCGGCACCGGAACCGGCGGTCACCGCACCGGTGGCGGTTCGCGGGCCGGGCCGGAGGGTCGGGCCGGTGCGCCAGTGGGTGGTGCTGACCGGCCGGAACCTGGAGATCGTCGGTCGCAACCGGCTCACCCTGGCCATCCTGCTCGGGTCGCCGCTGATGGTGCTCGGCATGTTCGCCCTGCTGTTCCGCCCCGGTGCCTTCGAACCGGCCGATCCGAGCCCGAACGTGATGGTGATGATCCTGTTCTGGATCGCGTTCGGTGGTTTCTTCTTCGGGCTCACCTACGGGCTGCTCCAGATCTGCACCGAGCTGCCGATCGTACGGCGGGAACGGCTGGCCGGCGTACGCGTCGGGCCGTACCTGTTGGCCAAGGTCGCGGTGCTGCTCCCGCTGCTGGCCCTGGTCGACCTGGCCCTGCTCGGGGTGTTGCGCGGCATCGACCGGTTGCCGGCGGCCGGCGGCGGCGCGTTCGCCGCCCTCTACCTCACCCTGCTCCTCTCCTCGGCCGGGGCGCTCGCCCTCGGCCTGCTCTGCTCCGCGTCGGTGGCCGACGCCGCCCAGGCGACCCTGATGCTGCCGATGCTCTGCTTCCCGCAGGTCCTGTTCGTCGGGGCGATCCTGCCGGTGCCGGAGATGGCCGCCGGAGGCCGGTGGCTCAGCTACGCCATGTCCAACCGGTGGGCGTTCGAGGGGCTCGGCCACACCGCCGAGGTGGAACGGATCTGGCGCGACGGCGGGTCCCCGCTCGGCCCGCCGCTGCTGGCCAGTTACGGCGACAGCTTCGCCCGCCCGGTCTGGGTGGACTGGTTGATCCTCACCGGATTCCTGGTCGCCTTCCTCGTCGCCGCGTGGACCGTGCTGGCCCGGAAGGACCGCCGTGGCACGGCCTGA
- a CDS encoding hemerythrin domain-containing protein, producing MFRREFGQLPSLVRAVAEGDTARADLVGGHIQLLCALLHSHHSGEDELLWPRLLERGSDEIAPIVHLAEAQHEAVDKGITDINEALPMWRSTASVAGRDGIGDAVERLYGPLVEHLDMEEQQILPLAEKYVTAAEWQELGQHSMAGLPKNRLPLLFGMTMYEGDPEVMKEIIATMPLLPRLLMPTLAPRLFASYAKRIHGTSTPNRVASR from the coding sequence GTGTTTCGGCGTGAATTCGGTCAGCTACCGTCGTTGGTCCGGGCTGTCGCGGAGGGCGACACAGCCCGCGCGGATCTTGTCGGTGGGCACATCCAACTCCTCTGCGCTCTGTTGCACTCCCACCACAGCGGCGAGGACGAACTGCTGTGGCCGAGGCTGCTGGAGCGTGGTTCCGACGAGATAGCGCCGATCGTCCACCTCGCCGAGGCCCAGCACGAGGCGGTGGACAAGGGGATCACGGACATCAACGAAGCCCTCCCGATGTGGCGCAGCACCGCCTCCGTCGCGGGCCGGGACGGGATCGGGGATGCCGTCGAGCGGTTGTACGGACCGCTGGTCGAGCACCTGGACATGGAGGAGCAGCAGATCCTCCCGCTTGCCGAGAAGTACGTGACCGCGGCCGAGTGGCAGGAACTCGGGCAGCATTCGATGGCGGGCCTGCCGAAGAACCGACTGCCTCTGCTCTTCGGCATGACGATGTACGAGGGTGACCCGGAGGTCATGAAGGAGATCATCGCAACGATGCCGCTTCTGCCCCGGCTGCTCATGCCGACGCTCGCACCGAGATTGTTCGCCTCGTACGCCAAGCGGATCCACGGCACTTCCACCCCCAACCGCGTGGCCTCACGCTGA
- a CDS encoding helix-turn-helix domain-containing protein, giving the protein MSQAGPLSDFVQWRPAPPLRPYVAWYSGYRQAGVEPARHRGLPSPYLTMIVTLDDPLVVAAHPDPKTPAGRYGTLVGGLHTAPAIITHDGRQSGVQLALSPLGARTLLGLPAGELANADLDGTDVLGRFAVRLQERLLAGDGWADRFATLDSLLLARLDRARAVRPEVAWAWRRLGATDGSVPVTELAREVGWSTRHLGQRFRDEIGLSPKVAARVVRFDRTRRVLLRRAANGEPLALADVATAGGYYDQAHLAREFREFAGCAPSRWLAEEFRNVQVMDSGDPEDFES; this is encoded by the coding sequence ATGAGTCAGGCTGGGCCGCTCTCGGACTTCGTCCAGTGGCGTCCGGCGCCGCCGCTGCGGCCGTACGTCGCCTGGTACAGCGGGTACCGGCAGGCCGGGGTGGAGCCGGCACGCCACCGGGGCCTGCCGTCGCCGTACCTGACGATGATCGTGACGTTGGACGATCCGCTGGTGGTGGCCGCGCATCCCGATCCGAAGACACCCGCCGGCCGGTACGGCACCCTCGTCGGCGGCCTGCACACCGCCCCGGCGATCATCACGCACGACGGTCGGCAGTCGGGGGTGCAACTCGCCCTGTCGCCGCTCGGCGCCCGTACGCTGCTCGGCCTGCCGGCCGGTGAACTCGCCAACGCGGATCTCGACGGTACGGACGTACTCGGGCGGTTCGCGGTCCGGCTGCAGGAGCGACTGCTGGCGGGCGACGGCTGGGCCGACCGGTTCGCCACCCTGGACTCGCTGCTGCTCGCCCGGCTCGATCGGGCACGGGCCGTCCGTCCCGAGGTGGCCTGGGCCTGGCGACGCCTCGGTGCCACCGACGGCAGCGTCCCGGTGACCGAACTGGCCCGCGAGGTCGGGTGGAGCACCCGCCACCTGGGCCAGCGCTTCCGGGACGAGATCGGGCTCAGCCCCAAGGTCGCCGCCCGGGTGGTGCGCTTCGACCGTACGCGTCGGGTGTTGTTGCGCCGGGCCGCGAACGGCGAACCGCTCGCGCTGGCCGACGTGGCCACGGCCGGCGGCTACTACGACCAGGCACATCTGGCCCGCGAGTTCCGCGAGTTCGCCGGCTGTGCGCCGAGCCGGTGGCTGGCAGAGGAGTTCCGAAACGTCCAAGTCATGGACAGTGGCGACCCGGAAGACTTCGAGTCATGA
- a CDS encoding aminotransferase class V-fold PLP-dependent enzyme: protein MARPDLLTADNPAYAATRRIDELRATEYNHLDQDGQVYLDYAGAGVPARAQIEAHHRRLTSGLYSNPHSENPTSVAAGTLVESARRAILAFFNADPAQYAVIFTPNASGACRLVGEAYPFGRGTPLVLTADNHNSVNGIREYARTAGAAFRYVPVRGDALRVEQSDVEAALTRRSLRWGRRGQRRGLFAFPAQSNFSGVQHPLEWVGLAQRHGYDVLLDAAAFVPTSRLDLGAIQPEFVCLSWYKLFGYPTGIGALIARRDALARLRRPWFAGGTIRAVSVQGDWYESMDDESAFEDGTLNFLGIPDVEFGLGWVDNIGIDVIHARVDALTGWLLDNLTALRHRTGEPLVRVYGPATNDRRGGTISFNFLHPDGTLVDERLVAAESTAAGLSLRTGCFCNPGAGEGAFGITKWRLARTLMRNITTVDEYLDVMRVPTGGAIRVSFGLASNAADARRFLAFAESTYLDRDRPDVALPPRLRC, encoded by the coding sequence GTGGCACGGCCTGACCTGCTGACGGCGGACAACCCGGCGTACGCCGCCACCCGCCGGATCGACGAGCTCCGCGCGACCGAGTACAACCACCTCGACCAGGACGGGCAGGTCTACCTCGACTACGCGGGCGCGGGGGTGCCCGCCCGAGCCCAGATCGAGGCCCACCACCGGCGGCTGACCTCGGGGCTCTACAGCAACCCGCACTCGGAGAACCCGACGTCGGTGGCGGCCGGCACCCTGGTCGAATCGGCCAGGCGGGCGATCCTCGCCTTCTTCAACGCCGACCCGGCGCAGTACGCGGTCATCTTCACCCCGAACGCCAGCGGCGCCTGCCGCCTGGTCGGTGAGGCGTACCCGTTCGGGCGGGGCACTCCGCTGGTGCTCACCGCCGACAACCACAACTCGGTCAACGGCATCCGCGAGTACGCCCGTACCGCCGGCGCCGCCTTCCGCTACGTGCCCGTACGCGGAGACGCGTTGCGGGTCGAGCAGTCCGATGTGGAGGCCGCGCTGACCCGCCGTAGCCTCCGGTGGGGGCGACGAGGGCAGCGGCGGGGGCTGTTCGCCTTCCCGGCGCAGAGCAACTTCAGCGGGGTGCAGCATCCCCTGGAGTGGGTCGGGCTGGCCCAGCGCCACGGGTACGACGTACTGCTCGACGCCGCCGCGTTCGTACCGACGAGCCGACTGGACCTCGGCGCGATCCAGCCCGAGTTCGTCTGCCTGAGCTGGTACAAACTGTTCGGCTACCCGACCGGGATCGGCGCCCTCATCGCCCGCCGGGACGCGCTGGCCCGGCTGCGACGGCCGTGGTTCGCCGGCGGCACCATCCGGGCGGTCAGCGTCCAGGGCGACTGGTACGAGTCGATGGACGACGAGTCCGCGTTCGAGGACGGCACGCTCAACTTCCTCGGCATCCCCGACGTCGAGTTCGGCCTGGGCTGGGTCGACAACATCGGGATCGACGTCATCCACGCCCGGGTCGACGCGCTGACCGGGTGGCTCCTGGACAACCTGACCGCGCTGCGGCACCGCACCGGCGAGCCCCTGGTCCGGGTCTACGGCCCGGCGACCAACGACCGCCGGGGCGGGACGATCTCGTTCAACTTCCTCCACCCGGACGGCACGCTGGTCGACGAGCGGCTGGTCGCGGCCGAGTCGACCGCCGCCGGCCTGTCCTTGCGTACGGGCTGCTTCTGCAATCCCGGCGCGGGCGAGGGCGCGTTCGGCATCACGAAGTGGCGGCTGGCCCGGACGCTGATGCGCAACATCACCACCGTCGACGAGTACCTCGACGTGATGCGGGTCCCGACCGGCGGCGCGATCCGGGTCTCCTTCGGGCTGGCCTCGAACGCGGCCGACGCGCGACGGTTCCTCGCCTTCGCCGAGTCGACCTACCTCGACCGGGACCGACCCGACGTGGCCCTGCCGCCGCGACTGCGCTGCTGA
- a CDS encoding VOC family protein: MTDETPSAKTDDVPPPPPQVWPSLTARDALGLIRFLVTAFGFEETAVHADGDRVDHAELAWPLGGGIMLGTDRGTADDAWKLSPGTFGAYVVTDDPDALFARATAAGAKVVRDLHDTDYGSRDFIVLDPEGNHWSFGTYRGAPRRPSSQD, from the coding sequence ATGACTGACGAAACGCCATCGGCCAAGACTGACGATGTGCCACCTCCACCGCCGCAGGTCTGGCCCAGCCTCACCGCCCGCGACGCGCTCGGGCTGATCAGGTTCCTGGTGACCGCCTTCGGGTTCGAGGAAACCGCCGTCCACGCCGACGGGGACCGGGTCGACCACGCCGAACTCGCCTGGCCGCTCGGCGGCGGCATCATGCTCGGCACCGACCGCGGCACCGCCGACGACGCCTGGAAACTGTCACCGGGCACCTTCGGCGCGTACGTCGTCACCGACGACCCGGACGCGCTCTTTGCGCGAGCCACCGCAGCCGGCGCCAAGGTCGTACGGGACCTCCACGACACCGACTACGGCTCGCGCGACTTCATCGTGCTCGACCCGGAGGGAAACCACTGGTCGTTCGGCACCTACCGAGGCGCACCCCGGAGGCCGTCGAGCCAGGACTGA